The Georgenia sp. TF02-10 genome window below encodes:
- a CDS encoding IS630 family transposase, producing the protein MTLIELDGTEWSILMKYKEQAPYKLMRLKAEALMLLHENVDIGTVARFVDRRPSTVRAWVRDWQKMRLASVHTGHAENLNASKLTADQRAQVAQILASPPSEQGLPAQFWDVPNLASWLHNHFEVVYESDSSYHFLLHMAGMTFHKPEAVDKRRGDEATIAKRMAEIHQEIAPHLADPDTIVVAADEVRIEHEAILRRAWQMAGTTTRIEVDRQRQAQSYIGFLHQDDGKVDLRRLDWQNSDTIIEALTAFTAAHPKKKIVIVWDNAAWHRSKALRAHLGPGNLLERIHLIHMPPYAPDHNPIEHVWGEAKTSISNIQRATFDQTRTAFEGFIRGNKFPYRLE; encoded by the coding sequence ATGACGTTGATCGAGCTGGACGGTACCGAGTGGTCCATCCTGATGAAGTACAAGGAGCAAGCGCCGTACAAGCTGATGCGGCTCAAGGCAGAAGCGCTGATGCTGCTGCACGAGAACGTCGACATCGGCACGGTCGCCAGGTTTGTCGACCGCAGGCCTTCGACGGTACGGGCCTGGGTGAGGGACTGGCAGAAGATGCGTCTGGCGTCGGTGCACACCGGTCACGCCGAGAACCTGAACGCCTCCAAGCTCACCGCCGACCAGCGCGCCCAGGTAGCCCAGATCCTGGCCTCCCCACCCTCGGAGCAGGGACTGCCCGCGCAGTTCTGGGACGTACCGAACCTGGCGTCCTGGCTGCACAACCACTTCGAGGTGGTCTACGAGTCCGACAGCTCCTACCACTTCCTCCTGCACATGGCCGGGATGACCTTCCACAAGCCCGAAGCGGTGGACAAGCGACGCGGCGACGAGGCCACCATCGCCAAGCGGATGGCCGAGATCCACCAGGAGATCGCCCCGCACCTGGCCGACCCGGACACCATCGTGGTGGCCGCGGACGAGGTCCGCATCGAGCACGAGGCCATCCTGCGCCGGGCCTGGCAGATGGCCGGAACCACCACCCGCATCGAGGTCGACCGCCAGCGCCAGGCCCAGAGCTACATCGGGTTCCTCCACCAGGACGACGGGAAGGTGGACCTGCGGCGCCTGGACTGGCAGAACAGCGACACCATCATCGAGGCCCTCACCGCGTTCACGGCCGCCCACCCGAAGAAGAAGATCGTGATCGTGTGGGACAACGCCGCCTGGCACCGCTCCAAAGCCCTGCGGGCCCACCTCGGACCAGGCAATCTCCTCGAACGCATCCACCTGATCCACATGCCGCCCTACGCACCCGACCACAACCCGATCGAGCACGTCTGGGGCGAAGCAAAAACCAGCATAAGCAACATCCAGCGCGCCACCTTCGACCAGACCAGGACCGCGTTCGAAGGCTTCATCCGCGGCAACAAGTTCCCCTACCGCCTGGAGTGA
- a CDS encoding ABC transporter ATP-binding protein encodes MPGTARPGHEAAPAAAPPPAQAHAPEPAPEPPPAPLRGLLVYLSEHRRVLAVVLALSVLGAGLALAQPLMVNRVIESVGTGEPLGRVVGLLVALVLAAEVVSAAQQFLLERTAEGVVLSARTGLLTHLLRLPVRVYDHRRAGDLVSRVVSDTTMVRAALTGGLVDALGSSLVFAGSLVAMLLLDPVLLALTLGVVAVAALSVVLASARIQSLTQEAQGAVGRLGAGLDRAVSAIRTIRASGATERETARLAEEAEAAYGYGVRLARVGAVLWPVSGLAIQGSFLAVLGVGGYRVAAGVTTVADLVTFVLFLFMMVMPLGQLFAAVVSVRTALGAVARIREILDLPLEDSEDLPADGGRTVPMSREGGPRPADGDGAVPAPRTGDAVENGHTCRAVPEHPPAGPSGTELVLEHVSFAYRPGHPVLTDVSLAVPRGSTTAIVGPSGGGKSTLLALVERFYDPDRGVVRLDGADLRSIPRPVLRGRVGYVEQDAPVLAGTIRENLVLAAPDADDVRCREVLAAVNLLERVTDHPDGLDATVGDDGAGLSGGERQRLAIARALLAETPLLLLDEPTASLDSRNEQALHDAIRSAAVGRTVLIVAHRLATVAGADQIAVLDRGRLTGTGTHEELLGTSDLYRELARHQLLV; translated from the coding sequence GTGCCCGGGACGGCGCGGCCCGGCCACGAGGCTGCTCCCGCAGCGGCACCGCCACCGGCGCAGGCGCATGCACCAGAACCCGCACCGGAACCCCCGCCGGCGCCGCTGCGCGGCCTGCTGGTGTACCTGTCGGAGCACCGCAGGGTGCTGGCCGTCGTGCTGGCCCTGTCGGTCCTGGGGGCGGGCCTGGCCCTGGCCCAGCCGCTGATGGTCAACCGGGTCATCGAGTCGGTCGGGACCGGTGAGCCGCTGGGACGCGTGGTCGGCCTCCTGGTCGCGCTCGTCCTGGCCGCCGAGGTCGTCAGCGCGGCCCAGCAGTTCCTGCTCGAGCGCACCGCCGAGGGGGTCGTCCTGTCCGCGCGCACCGGGCTCCTCACCCACCTGCTGCGGCTCCCGGTGCGGGTCTACGACCACCGCCGGGCCGGCGACCTCGTCTCCCGGGTCGTGTCGGACACCACCATGGTCCGCGCCGCGCTGACCGGCGGCCTGGTCGACGCCCTCGGCAGCAGCCTGGTCTTCGCCGGCTCGCTCGTCGCGATGCTGCTGCTCGACCCGGTGCTGCTGGCGCTGACGCTCGGCGTCGTGGCGGTGGCCGCGCTGAGCGTCGTGCTGGCCTCCGCCCGGATCCAGTCCCTGACCCAGGAGGCCCAGGGCGCCGTCGGCCGCCTCGGCGCGGGGCTCGACCGGGCCGTCTCCGCCATCCGCACCATCCGGGCCAGCGGGGCCACCGAGCGCGAGACCGCCCGGCTGGCGGAGGAGGCCGAGGCCGCGTACGGCTACGGCGTCCGCCTGGCGCGCGTCGGCGCGGTGCTGTGGCCCGTCAGCGGGCTCGCCATCCAGGGGTCCTTCCTGGCCGTGCTCGGCGTCGGCGGCTACCGCGTGGCGGCCGGCGTCACCACGGTCGCCGACCTGGTGACCTTCGTGCTCTTCCTGTTCATGATGGTCATGCCGCTGGGCCAGCTCTTCGCCGCGGTCGTCAGCGTGCGGACCGCGCTGGGCGCCGTCGCCCGGATCCGCGAGATCCTCGACCTGCCGCTCGAGGACAGCGAGGACCTCCCGGCCGACGGCGGCCGGACCGTACCGATGTCCCGTGAGGGAGGCCCGCGGCCGGCCGACGGCGACGGTGCCGTCCCGGCGCCGCGGACCGGTGACGCCGTCGAGAACGGGCACACGTGCCGAGCCGTGCCGGAGCACCCGCCGGCCGGCCCGAGTGGGACGGAGCTCGTGCTCGAGCACGTGTCCTTCGCCTACCGGCCCGGGCACCCCGTGCTGACCGACGTCAGCCTCGCCGTGCCCCGCGGGTCCACCACCGCGATCGTCGGGCCCTCCGGGGGTGGCAAGTCGACGCTGCTTGCCCTCGTCGAGCGCTTCTACGACCCGGACCGCGGGGTCGTCCGGCTGGACGGCGCCGACCTGCGCAGCATCCCCCGCCCGGTGCTGCGCGGCCGGGTCGGCTACGTCGAGCAGGACGCGCCGGTGCTGGCCGGCACCATCCGCGAGAACCTCGTCCTCGCCGCCCCCGACGCCGACGACGTCCGCTGCCGGGAGGTGCTCGCCGCGGTCAACCTCCTGGAGCGGGTCACCGACCACCCGGACGGCCTGGACGCCACGGTGGGCGATGACGGCGCGGGGCTGTCCGGCGGCGAGCGCCAGCGCCTGGCGATCGCTCGCGCCCTGCTCGCCGAAACCCCGCTGCTGCTGCTCGACGAGCCCACCGCCAGCCTGGACTCCCGCAACGAGCAGGCCCTGCACGACGCCATCCGCTCGGCCGCCGTCGGCCGCACGGTGCTGATCGTCGCCCACCGCCTGGCCACCGTGGCCGGGGCCGACCAGATCGCGGTCCTGGACCGCGGCCGGCTGACGGGCACCGGGACGCACGAGGAGCTGCTGGGCACGAGCGACCTCTACCGGGAGCTCGCCCGCCACCAGCTGCTGGTCTAG
- a CDS encoding vitamin K epoxide reductase family protein: MRDVQDARSGVDASPDVNDGARDVDVDDEDLDLERELAALDRTRPSAHQRAGGAPRELAWLLTVAGALGLLAAVELVLSELAVAADPDAVLACDINPLVGCGTFITTWQAHALGIPNAVVGTAAFAALLTVGMMLLAGARVARWFWRALVAGVSLAVVALLFFQYHAFFTIRGLCPYCLVVWVVTIPVVVHVWARAVQAGHVPAPDWLRRALVADRWVIVAVWYAVVLLAVALVFWDQWLLLLS, translated from the coding sequence GTGCGCGACGTCCAGGACGCCCGTTCAGGCGTTGACGCCTCTCCAGACGTCAATGACGGCGCGCGGGACGTCGACGTCGACGACGAGGACCTCGACCTGGAGCGCGAGCTCGCCGCGCTCGACCGCACCCGCCCGAGCGCGCACCAGCGCGCGGGGGGCGCGCCGCGCGAGCTGGCCTGGCTGCTCACCGTCGCCGGCGCGCTGGGGCTGCTGGCCGCCGTCGAGCTCGTCCTGTCCGAGCTGGCCGTCGCCGCCGACCCGGACGCCGTCCTCGCGTGCGACATCAACCCGCTCGTCGGCTGCGGGACGTTCATCACGACCTGGCAGGCGCACGCGCTGGGGATCCCGAACGCCGTCGTCGGGACGGCCGCCTTCGCCGCGCTGCTGACGGTCGGGATGATGCTGCTGGCCGGGGCGCGGGTAGCGCGCTGGTTCTGGCGGGCCCTGGTGGCGGGGGTCTCGCTCGCCGTCGTGGCGCTGCTGTTCTTCCAGTACCACGCGTTCTTCACCATCCGGGGGCTGTGCCCCTACTGCCTGGTGGTGTGGGTGGTGACGATCCCGGTGGTCGTCCACGTCTGGGCCCGTGCCGTCCAGGCCGGCCACGTCCCGGCCCCCGACTGGCTGCGCCGGGCCCTGGTGGCCGACCGGTGGGTCATCGTGGCGGTCTGGTACGCCGTGGTGCTGCTCGCCGTCGCCCTGGTCTTCTGGGACCAGTGGCTGCTCCTGCTGTCCTGA
- a CDS encoding HIT family protein: protein MSTVFTQIIEGAIPGRFVWADETCVVFGTIAPITDGHMLVVPRAEIPEYTAADDATIAHLAVVAKTVGQAQQAAYDAPRAAVLVAGFEIAHLHLHVLPAWDEASLRFDKVRQDVPGAELDAAAETVRQALRDAGHGEHVPLRLGSPALG, encoded by the coding sequence ATGAGCACCGTGTTCACCCAGATCATCGAGGGCGCGATCCCCGGCCGGTTCGTGTGGGCGGACGAGACGTGCGTCGTCTTCGGCACCATCGCGCCGATCACCGACGGGCACATGCTGGTCGTGCCCCGGGCCGAGATCCCCGAGTACACCGCCGCCGACGACGCCACGATCGCCCACCTCGCCGTCGTCGCCAAGACGGTGGGCCAGGCCCAGCAGGCGGCCTACGACGCGCCGCGCGCCGCCGTCCTCGTCGCCGGCTTCGAAATCGCGCACCTGCACCTGCACGTGCTGCCGGCGTGGGACGAGGCGTCCCTGCGGTTCGACAAAGTCCGGCAGGACGTGCCGGGCGCCGAGCTCGACGCCGCCGCCGAGACGGTCCGCCAGGCGCTGCGCGACGCCGGTCACGGCGAGCACGTCCCGCTCCGGCTCGGCTCCCCCGCGCTGGGCTGA
- a CDS encoding glutamate-cysteine ligase family protein gives MGKDVAARRYTRADHTHYRAAVQRCLDALERMLDSGAFVEDEWRTGLEIELNLVQEDLSPAMSNAEVLAHIDDLRYQTEIGRFNIELNVEPRRIDGQSLIQLESVLRRNLNQARDRAGDLGAGIVAVGILPTLPRPEPGESWFSDNPRYHLLDEAILAARREDVTLDIPGPERLQMTTNTIAVEAACTSVQLHLQVRPGSFARYWNAAQVLAGPQLALGANSPYLFGHRLMAETRTELFLQATDFRPPELRNQGVRPLVPFGDRWINSIFDLFEENVRYYPALLPEVSDEDPLAVLDAGGTPSLAELRLHNGTIYRWNRPVYDVTDGQPHLRVENRVLPSGPTVVDVVANAAFFYGAAVEMVVDERPLWSRMSFEAARENFHAGARNGAEARLYWPGEGHIDWDELVLRTLLPMAQRGLERLGVASEAQDRYLGVVESRAKLRRNGASWQVAATEAFEARGMDRPAALRAMLREYIGHMHANEPVHTWPVP, from the coding sequence ATGGGCAAGGACGTCGCGGCACGGCGGTACACCCGCGCCGACCACACCCACTACCGGGCAGCCGTCCAGCGGTGCCTGGACGCGCTGGAACGGATGCTCGACTCCGGCGCGTTCGTGGAGGACGAGTGGCGCACGGGCCTGGAGATCGAGCTCAACCTCGTGCAGGAGGACCTTTCCCCGGCGATGAGCAACGCCGAGGTGCTCGCGCACATCGACGACCTGCGCTACCAGACCGAGATCGGCCGCTTCAACATCGAGCTCAACGTCGAGCCGCGCCGGATCGACGGTCAGTCCCTGATCCAGCTCGAGTCGGTGCTGCGCCGCAACCTCAACCAGGCCCGGGACCGGGCGGGCGACCTGGGCGCCGGGATCGTCGCCGTCGGCATCCTGCCCACGCTGCCCCGCCCCGAGCCGGGCGAGTCCTGGTTCTCCGACAACCCCCGGTACCACCTGCTCGACGAGGCGATCCTCGCCGCCCGGCGGGAGGACGTCACGCTGGACATCCCCGGCCCCGAGCGGCTGCAGATGACGACGAACACGATCGCCGTCGAGGCCGCCTGCACCTCGGTCCAGCTGCACCTGCAGGTCCGGCCCGGCAGCTTCGCCCGGTACTGGAACGCGGCGCAGGTCCTCGCCGGGCCCCAGCTCGCCCTCGGGGCCAACTCCCCGTACCTCTTCGGGCACCGGCTGATGGCCGAGACCCGCACCGAGCTGTTCCTCCAGGCGACCGACTTCCGGCCGCCGGAGCTGCGCAACCAGGGCGTGCGCCCGCTCGTGCCGTTCGGGGACCGGTGGATCAACTCCATCTTCGACCTCTTCGAGGAGAACGTCCGGTACTACCCCGCGCTGCTGCCCGAGGTCAGCGACGAGGACCCGCTCGCCGTGCTCGACGCCGGCGGCACGCCGTCGCTGGCCGAGCTGCGCCTGCACAACGGGACCATCTACCGATGGAACCGGCCGGTCTACGACGTCACCGACGGCCAGCCGCACCTGCGGGTGGAGAACCGGGTGCTGCCGTCGGGCCCCACCGTGGTGGACGTGGTGGCCAACGCCGCATTCTTCTACGGCGCCGCGGTGGAGATGGTGGTGGACGAGCGGCCGCTGTGGTCCCGGATGAGCTTCGAGGCGGCGCGAGAGAACTTCCACGCCGGCGCCCGCAACGGCGCCGAGGCGCGGCTGTACTGGCCCGGCGAGGGGCACATCGACTGGGACGAGCTCGTGCTGCGCACGCTGCTGCCGATGGCTCAGCGCGGCCTGGAGCGCCTGGGCGTGGCCAGCGAGGCCCAGGACCGGTACCTCGGGGTGGTGGAGTCCCGCGCCAAGCTGCGCCGGAACGGGGCCAGCTGGCAGGTCGCCGCGACGGAGGCGTTCGAGGCGCGCGGGATGGACCGCCCGGCGGCGCTGCGGGCGATGCTGCGGGAGTACATCGGGCACATGCACGCCAACGAGCCGGTGCACACCTGGCCGGTCCCCTGA
- a CDS encoding helix-turn-helix domain-containing protein — MSQLVAAADDEDPLRALAATAQLQRETARVEAVAVRRARARGASWAQIATALGVSRQAVHRKYGGSRFTRG; from the coding sequence ATGAGTCAGCTGGTGGCAGCGGCGGACGACGAGGACCCGCTGCGGGCGCTGGCGGCGACGGCCCAGCTCCAGAGGGAGACGGCCCGGGTGGAGGCGGTGGCGGTGCGCCGGGCGCGTGCCCGGGGGGCGTCCTGGGCGCAGATCGCCACGGCGCTCGGGGTGAGCCGGCAGGCCGTCCACCGCAAGTACGGCGGGTCGAGGTTCACCCGTGGCTGA
- a CDS encoding metallophosphoesterase produces the protein MDPAAAPRRRWRWWHRQTPTTRRVLRTGVAVLVTGLAATGFGISTATTQSSLGPHTASYAVTLDRQVTLDVGPLGAVMLDSPLPGPLGVAVVVHEIPSDLAASDSPLPGLLADLDAYGQLFGQPQAAVADAAHGLVSDALGRTAVAWSVMLVLLATGRLASRGRLREELKGALRRPGVAALGSAVVLAAGAAAVVPALEQPRASGYSPAVLDGTPLEGARITGRLADVVATYGQVVKDAYQQNEDFYAAAADGVAAGFAADDTLDDPPAVTPGDGAAGPDDDARAAAAADGGAADDGPGADGAAEGADPGADGAAEDADGAGEGATPGAVTAEDASPGVVTDPVTLVVVSDLHCNIGMASVIAAVVEQTGADAVLDGGDTVMSGTSAESYCVDAFAGALPADLPVVVSTGNHDSVTTADQERRAGWTVLAGEPVDVAGVRVLGDTDPTLTAVGAGTRQERTETVSEMGERLAGTACTAADDGDPVDLLLVHNPRAGTATLERGCAPLQISGHWHRTVGPEPSGAGVLYVSTSSGGAAGGGATLGPLSAPAEVTVVRLDPGSGAALDYRWVVVDTGAGVNVGAWTPFPAPAADGDAAAADEPAPGGAGTGEPGA, from the coding sequence ATGGACCCGGCGGCCGCCCCGCGACGGCGCTGGCGGTGGTGGCACCGCCAGACGCCGACCACCCGGCGCGTCCTGCGCACCGGCGTCGCGGTGCTCGTCACCGGTCTCGCCGCCACCGGCTTCGGGATCTCCACGGCGACCACCCAGTCCTCGCTCGGCCCGCACACCGCCAGCTACGCCGTGACCCTCGACCGGCAGGTCACCCTCGACGTCGGCCCGCTCGGGGCGGTCATGCTGGACTCCCCGCTGCCCGGGCCGCTCGGGGTCGCCGTCGTGGTCCACGAGATCCCCAGCGACCTCGCCGCGAGCGACAGCCCGCTGCCCGGCCTGCTCGCCGACCTCGACGCCTACGGCCAGCTCTTCGGCCAGCCCCAGGCGGCCGTGGCCGACGCCGCCCACGGCCTGGTCAGCGACGCCCTCGGCCGCACCGCCGTCGCCTGGTCGGTGATGCTCGTGCTGCTGGCCACCGGGCGGCTGGCCTCCCGTGGGCGGCTGCGGGAGGAGCTCAAGGGGGCCCTGCGCCGGCCCGGCGTCGCCGCCCTGGGCTCCGCGGTGGTGCTCGCCGCCGGCGCCGCGGCCGTGGTCCCGGCGCTGGAGCAGCCGCGGGCCAGCGGGTACAGCCCGGCGGTGCTGGACGGCACCCCGCTGGAGGGGGCGCGGATCACCGGCCGGCTGGCCGACGTCGTCGCCACCTACGGCCAGGTGGTCAAGGATGCCTACCAGCAGAACGAGGACTTCTACGCCGCGGCCGCCGACGGGGTGGCCGCCGGCTTCGCCGCGGATGACACCCTGGACGACCCGCCCGCCGTCACCCCGGGCGACGGCGCCGCCGGTCCGGACGACGACGCGCGCGCCGCGGCGGCCGCGGACGGCGGTGCGGCGGACGACGGCCCGGGCGCCGACGGTGCGGCGGAGGGCGCCGATCCGGGCGCCGACGGTGCGGCGGAGGATGCCGACGGTGCGGGGGAGGGTGCGACCCCGGGTGCCGTGACCGCGGAGGACGCCAGTCCGGGCGTCGTGACGGACCCGGTCACCCTCGTGGTCGTCTCGGACCTGCACTGCAACATCGGCATGGCCTCGGTGATCGCCGCCGTCGTGGAGCAGACCGGCGCGGACGCGGTCCTCGACGGCGGCGACACCGTCATGAGCGGGACGTCGGCGGAGTCCTACTGCGTGGACGCCTTCGCCGGGGCGCTGCCGGCGGACCTGCCCGTGGTGGTCTCCACCGGCAACCACGACTCGGTCACCACCGCGGACCAGGAGCGCCGCGCCGGGTGGACGGTGCTGGCGGGGGAGCCGGTCGACGTCGCCGGCGTGCGCGTGCTCGGCGACACCGACCCCACCCTCACCGCCGTCGGGGCCGGCACCCGGCAGGAGCGGACAGAGACGGTCAGCGAGATGGGCGAGCGGCTGGCGGGCACCGCTTGCACCGCGGCGGACGACGGCGACCCGGTGGACCTGCTGCTCGTGCACAACCCGCGCGCGGGGACCGCCACCCTGGAGCGGGGGTGCGCGCCGCTGCAGATCTCCGGGCACTGGCACCGCACGGTGGGGCCCGAGCCGAGCGGCGCCGGCGTGCTCTACGTGAGCACCTCCTCCGGCGGCGCGGCCGGGGGCGGTGCGACGCTCGGCCCGCTCAGCGCGCCGGCGGAGGTCACGGTGGTGCGGCTGGACCCGGGCTCAGGGGCCGCGCTGGACTACCGGTGGGTCGTCGTCGACACCGGCGCCGGCGTCAACGTCGGCGCGTGGACGCCGTTCCCCGCGCCGGCCGCCGACGGCGACGCGGCCGCTGCAGACGAGCCGGCGCCGGGGGGTGCCGGGACGGGGGAGCCCGGTGCGTAG
- a CDS encoding helix-turn-helix domain-containing protein, which produces MTDSRGELYPAGAPTVHRLPAPASVAALVRWFWIPEWDVPAGRVSRQELIAYPACNLVVEPEVVGLAGPTTRRSFRDLTGRGWAVGALLRPAAVPHLVADPAALRDRYEPVHLPGLHAGVVAAMAGDGGGGVRRESEGDVRRARAVAAFAAWLAVHLPAPGEEALIANAMADLIDGDPTVRLVTDVAAGLGTSPRTLQRLARRYVGLPPAAMIRRRRLQEAAQRLRTDPETDIAAVAADLGYADHAHLAGDFRTVLGLTPSAYRGAAAGLQRPSPDRDLPAPAGG; this is translated from the coding sequence GTGACCGACTCGCGTGGCGAGCTCTACCCCGCCGGCGCGCCCACCGTGCACCGGCTGCCGGCACCGGCGTCCGTCGCCGCGCTGGTGCGGTGGTTCTGGATCCCGGAGTGGGACGTCCCCGCCGGCCGGGTCTCCCGCCAGGAGCTCATCGCCTACCCGGCCTGCAACCTCGTCGTCGAGCCCGAGGTGGTCGGCCTCGCCGGCCCGACCACCCGACGGTCCTTCCGCGACCTGACCGGACGGGGGTGGGCCGTCGGCGCCCTGCTCCGACCGGCGGCGGTCCCCCACCTGGTCGCGGACCCGGCGGCGCTCCGCGACCGCTACGAGCCCGTGCATCTGCCAGGGCTGCACGCCGGCGTCGTGGCGGCGATGGCCGGCGACGGCGGGGGCGGCGTGCGCCGGGAGAGCGAGGGCGACGTCCGGCGGGCCCGTGCCGTCGCGGCGTTCGCGGCCTGGCTGGCCGTGCACCTGCCGGCGCCCGGGGAGGAGGCCCTGATCGCGAACGCGATGGCCGACCTGATCGACGGTGACCCGACGGTGCGGCTGGTGACCGACGTCGCCGCGGGCCTGGGGACGTCGCCGCGGACGCTGCAGCGCCTCGCCCGGCGGTACGTCGGGCTGCCGCCGGCCGCGATGATCCGGCGGCGCCGGCTGCAGGAGGCCGCCCAGCGGCTGCGCACCGACCCCGAGACGGACATCGCGGCGGTGGCCGCCGACCTCGGGTACGCCGACCACGCCCACCTCGCCGGCGACTTCCGGACCGTGCTCGGGCTCACGCCGAGCGCCTACCGCGGCGCCGCCGCCGGTCTACAGCGTCCGTCGCCCGACAGGGACCTGCCCGCCCCGGCCGGAGGGTAG
- a CDS encoding glyoxalase/bleomycin resistance/extradiol dioxygenase family protein — MSEHTTNLIRAAHGQHTTHGVPHGVTSLAPFIAVPRAHEAIAFYREVFGARVVDVTEMGGVVVHAVLDFGDGQLQLGEPSPDYNLVPPPAGEDDCYSLGLYCSDADAVVARAEAAGATVREPLSTFVSGDRFASIRDPFGVRWSVMTRVEDLSEEESARRVAEWAKEQAQGA, encoded by the coding sequence ATGAGCGAGCACACCACGAACCTGATCCGAGCCGCCCACGGCCAGCACACCACGCACGGCGTCCCGCACGGCGTCACGAGTCTGGCACCGTTCATCGCCGTGCCGCGGGCGCACGAGGCGATCGCGTTCTACCGCGAGGTCTTCGGCGCCCGCGTCGTCGACGTCACCGAGATGGGCGGCGTCGTCGTCCACGCCGTCCTGGACTTCGGCGACGGCCAGCTCCAGCTCGGCGAGCCGTCGCCGGACTACAACCTCGTGCCGCCGCCCGCCGGGGAGGACGATTGCTACTCCCTGGGCCTGTACTGCAGCGACGCCGACGCGGTCGTCGCCCGGGCGGAGGCGGCCGGCGCCACCGTCCGCGAGCCGCTGAGCACGTTCGTCTCCGGGGACCGGTTCGCCAGCATCCGGGACCCGTTCGGCGTGCGCTGGTCGGTCATGACCCGGGTGGAGGACCTCTCCGAGGAGGAGAGCGCCCGCCGGGTCGCGGAGTGGGCCAAGGAGCAGGCGCAGGGCGCCTGA
- a CDS encoding ABC transporter permease, whose translation MTTGTTATDTRPGWRISGVVRFGLLQAGIELRNRYGQWGAIATFIPAIILTIVFTFVDFDAGIGAEAVRRMITGAAVALLFVNAFVGIVGELVAEQDDGTMLRVRLLPYGLSGHLVGKIASLLVWSLVTLILIFLPTHFLVAPIFPADPGSWMGLLGVAVLTVAFAIPLGAVAGSIVKSPVAVLPVSLVAYGLLLISGVFTPLSSMPDWLAVIARCFPVYGVGLISRQVLLPGAETVETWELVLAIVVPTLWAIVGAILAPRALSAMTRRQSGSRLQSIRERREARAY comes from the coding sequence ATGACGACCGGGACGACCGCAACCGACACCCGGCCGGGCTGGCGCATCTCAGGAGTCGTGCGCTTCGGCCTTCTCCAGGCAGGCATCGAGCTTCGCAACCGCTACGGACAGTGGGGGGCGATCGCTACGTTCATCCCGGCCATCATCCTCACGATCGTCTTTACGTTCGTCGACTTCGACGCGGGCATCGGGGCCGAGGCGGTGCGCCGCATGATCACCGGGGCCGCCGTCGCCCTGCTGTTCGTCAACGCCTTCGTGGGCATCGTGGGCGAGCTCGTGGCGGAGCAGGACGATGGCACGATGCTGCGGGTCCGCCTCCTCCCGTATGGGCTGAGCGGGCACCTCGTCGGCAAGATCGCCAGCCTGCTCGTGTGGAGTCTGGTGACCCTCATCCTCATCTTCCTGCCGACCCACTTCCTGGTCGCGCCCATCTTCCCTGCAGACCCCGGCTCCTGGATGGGCCTCCTAGGCGTGGCGGTGCTAACGGTCGCCTTCGCGATCCCTCTCGGGGCCGTGGCGGGCAGCATCGTGAAGTCGCCCGTGGCCGTGCTGCCCGTCTCCCTCGTGGCATACGGCCTGCTGCTCATCTCTGGGGTGTTCACGCCGCTCTCGTCCATGCCGGACTGGCTCGCGGTCATCGCGCGGTGCTTTCCCGTCTACGGCGTCGGGCTCATCTCGCGTCAAGTGCTCCTTCCCGGCGCCGAAACTGTCGAGACGTGGGAGCTCGTGCTGGCGATCGTTGTGCCGACTCTCTGGGCGATCGTCGGCGCGATCCTCGCACCGCGCGCGCTGAGCGCGATGACCAGGCGCCAGTCGGGTTCCCGGCTCCAGAGCATCCGCGAGCGGCGCGAGGCACGCGCCTACTGA
- a CDS encoding cysteine hydrolase family protein: MNALQRPALIAIDVQSGFDDRAYWGPRDNPACEDNIAALLALWRDRSWPVVFVRHDSINPQSTLAVGTPGNDFKDVITGDPDLLVSKTVNSSFHGTPDLHAWLQEEGLEHVVICGITTNHCCETTARVAGNLGYDTYFVIDATHTFDRQALDGSIIPAAMISDMTAANLHGEFATVTTTEALSEAHQG; the protein is encoded by the coding sequence ATGAACGCCCTACAGCGCCCCGCCCTGATCGCCATCGACGTACAGAGCGGCTTCGACGACCGCGCCTACTGGGGACCGCGGGACAACCCAGCCTGCGAGGACAACATCGCCGCGCTGCTCGCACTCTGGCGCGACCGTTCCTGGCCGGTCGTGTTCGTGCGCCACGACTCCATAAACCCGCAATCAACGCTCGCGGTGGGAACGCCCGGCAATGACTTCAAGGACGTCATCACCGGCGATCCTGACCTGCTTGTCAGCAAGACCGTCAACTCGAGCTTCCACGGGACGCCGGACCTACACGCCTGGCTCCAGGAGGAAGGTCTTGAGCATGTCGTCATCTGCGGGATCACGACCAACCACTGCTGCGAGACCACCGCCCGAGTCGCTGGGAATCTCGGCTACGACACCTACTTTGTCATCGACGCCACGCACACCTTCGACCGCCAGGCGCTCGACGGGTCCATCATCCCAGCCGCGATGATTTCCGATATGACAGCTGCGAACCTTCACGGAGAGTTCGCCACTGTGACCACCACGGAAGCCCTGAGCGAAGCCCACCAGGGATAA